tactttttatttaaaaagccagtttttaaaaaaaattggttcaaTCTTTTAGAGTGTACAAGAGTATAGAACAAAATTGTGTTAAGAACCTACCTGAATTTCCttgttctatatttttgttttatggattCCATAGTACATTTTTAAGTAGACTGGAGACTTTGTAATTATGAAACCTGTTAGGATATTCAGGAGTGCCAGACATTTTTATCAATGTGTATCAAATGTTGGAtaatgtgtgtgaatatatataaatacaaggaaaaaggaaatacatcTCTGGGATTATTAACATTTGGTTTATAAGTTTTGTacatacaatatatacatgttctacataagatctttttttttttttttttttttttggtactggggatggaaccctggggctctcaaccactgagtcacattcccagcccttttatatattttatttagacacagggttttgctgagttgcttagggcctttctaagttgctgaggctggctctgaactcacaatcctcctgcgtcagcttctcgagccactgggatcacaggcgagtgccaccatgcccagctctacaTAAGATCTTGTTCTCTACTTCTACatttatagttaaaataattgaatatttgaGATAAACCAATAATCACTGAGTGTAAACTGACAAGACACTACAAcgaactttttaaataatatacatattgtAATTGTTGTATTGACCCTAAAATTTGGTAAGTACTATTATGTATTGTGACATATATCAGTTAAATAATTTGCTCAGATTCAGGCTCAGGTAGAAGAGAAAGACTCAGGACTCAGACTTCAGGCTGTATTAAATCCATATTCTATTCCCCCTCCTGTGGTTCTCAAAATCACATGCATCACAAGCCCCTGGAAGGCTTGGTAAAACAGTTCCACCTacagaatttctgattcagaaGGTGTCAGATAGAGCCTAGGAATGTGCCTTTTAATGAGGTCCCAAGTGGAGCTAAGGCTGCTAGGAGGGAAACCATACTTAGTGGTACCATATTGGAATGTGAGTTACAGAACATTTATATCATGTAAGAAAGTTCAGTCAGGTGTGTGCAGTTATAGAACATTTATGTCATTAAGAAAGCtcagtcaggggctggggttgtagctcagtgatagagcgcttgcctagcatgtgtgaggcactgggtttgattctcagcaccacgtgtaaataaataaaggtccatcgataactaaaaaaaaattaaaaaaaaaaaaaaaaaaagctcagtcAAGATGCCTTGACTAGAACATAGGTATGTCCAAAAAACTTAGGGTATAGTTTACAgctttgtttaattttatgtagttGCTAGCAAATCTCACAAAGGAGACTAACATTTCAAAGAGTACaatgaatcattaaaaaaaaggtatattcaacataaatattttattaccaaAAATACTGTTTGCAATAGTCTTAGTTAGCACTGCAActagtttaaataaataaattatatattgtaATCACCACTTTTTATAATTTCAAGAACTGTTGAGTCCATAATTGACACTGGGTTCCTACGCAAAGATTGGAATTACttttagtatgtgtgtgtgtgtgtatgtgtatgtatatataattttttttttttaaacaatgaaaaagaatggaGTATTATTTGGGTGAGAAACAACAGAATCTGTTTTACCTTTCGATACTCCCTCAGAGCAATAGCAGGATGGATGCTTCCAGCGAAGGTCTCATTATCGGTGAATACAATGAAGACATCAGCAGCTGTGTTTGTCTTCTGAGCCCAAATTATTGGAAGAGAGCAATCTGTTCCACCTGCTGGGATCTAACccagaaataaaacatgaataagaaTAAAGTTGCCCTAGTATCCATAAATGTGtgaaataattacttaaaaatacaattttcatgttattttatttatagtctatacacatatatatacctTCCCTAATAAGCCCATGTATTTTTTGATTTTGTGGCTTCTCacaagaagataaaacaatttGTTCTTACAGATAAACAGCATGCAAGATGTCAATATAAAATCATTCTATAATATGTATTaagtaatattttttgttttcttttttttttttttgtaccagggattgaacccaaaggcccTTAACCATAGAGCAACATCCCTTACCCTTactattttgatacagggtctagctaagttgcttagggccttgctcagttagttactgagactggctttgaacttgcaaacctcaagcctcagtctcccaagatgctgggattacaggtgtgtgccatagtgcccaagtactttttttttttttcatgttaagtaaacaataaaattttcttaccTGACTCATAGCCATTAAAACCTGTTGTAAGGTCATATCTGTAGTCACAGGACATGGTACCATTTCATGTGAAAAAGCAACTATAGAAGaatctttttctgtttgtgtgaCAACCTGAAAATTAAATGGTAGTAATTTTCAGCAGATTTGGGGGAAGTATATAATACTGAAGTTTATAAACTTCatctttattagaaaaataaacccCACTATGatgcttgttttatttctaaatttacaCTACTGTGCAATAATATAGTAATAAGTCAATGGTAATATAGTTTTCAAGGGACTTTTCACAAATACAAATaagctggtttaaaaaaaaaagctggttTTCACGATAATCCTTTGAATCAAAGAaagaatgtattttattaaattaggaataaatccacagttgggaaaaaaaaaaaaactcaaacaatTCTCTTGACTctacattttctgatatttgccattaactttttaaaaatatatatatttttattttagctgtagatggacacaatatctttatttttttatgtggtgctgagaattgacccCAGTGTCTTACctgtggtaggcaagcactttatcactgagctacaaccccagccatttgtcattaatttttaagtgTTATCTCCCTTTATAATTTAACACATGGTAAACAATTTCTTAGAGAagcaaacattcttaaaatatttatgtgttcTCACCATGCACATTGCTGCAGCAACAGTACTAGCATTGAGTATACTACCCAAAACTCTTTGGTTCATAGAAGCACTGACATCAACAGCCAGCAAGAAACGCTTTCCAGTTGGCTCAACTGtctacagagaaaacaaaataatcattaaaagcagtcacagacactctaaaataagaattttatttccttatttttcattcaaaagaGTCTCTAAGATAAAAGGTCTTCTAATTTTTGATACACCAATTAGATGACGATTTGAAAATGTTTAGTTTGCCAGgtttgtggtgcacacctataatcacagtgacttgggaggtggaggcaggaggatcccaagttccaggcccgcctctgcaacttagtgagaccctatctcaaaataaaaaattaaaaaagtgggggtggggatgtagttccctgggttcaatcccctgcactaccaaaaaaccaaaactaaaaacaacaaaaaaacaaaaccaaaaaagcttAGCTCATAATTCAATCCAGGTACAACAAAGGAAATACGAAAATCTAATAATTTCAATGAAAGTTAccatgctatttaaaaaaatatttgttctttaagGCAAAATGGGAACTTCTAGGAAAAAATTGGTCATTATGGTAAAATGTAGTAAAGAAGTGGCCAGACACCAGGCGCAATGGTACACACTTGTGTACAATTTTaaccattccttttttattttttgaagagagttttttttttaaatttttttagttgtcaatggacccttgtttatttgtttgtttatatgtgatgctgagaattgaacccagttcctcacacatactatgcaagtgctctaccaccaagctacaaccccaggccaaTTTTAACCATTCTTACATATAGAATTCAgcggcattaagtacattcacaatgttgtataaccattatttttatttccagaactttttcattatctTAAATGAAAACTTTATCAATTAACTCATCAGTCCCAACTTTCCCTAATACCTGTGTATTAGgcagattctttttatttttattttggctttgtttttggGTATTGGGGATGGATTGAAACCATGGGGCTTGACCAGGGAACTATAtatctagtcctttttattttttgacgcAAGGTAtagctaagctgctgaggctggtcttcaatctgtgatcctcctgccttagccttccaagttgctgggattacaggtgtgtgcaactaTATCTGGCATCTGGCCACTTCTATACCATTTTTTATCTCCATAAATTTGCCTATTCAGGATACACCACATAATACAATCATATAATACTTGCCCTTTTATGTCTGGTTTgtttaacttagcatgatgttttcaaggtttatccatgttatCATATTTATCAAATTTCACTGCTTTGAAGGCAAAATCATATTCCATTCTATGTGTAATAAAACACTTTATTAATCTTTTGATGAATACTTGGGTTGTTCTGACTTGTGACTatagtgaataatgctgctataaatactgctatataaatatctattttgAGTACCTGTGTCAATTATTTAGGGCATATACATAGGGGTAGAAAACTGCTAAATGGAATGGTAACTTTATGTTTGACTTTTTGAGCCCTTGTTTTTTCCTCAGGAGCTGCaacattttacattctcattaGTAATACAGTATGATTTAGATTTCTCCACattctaacatttattttctgctttttaatacTAGTCATCCAATTAAGTGTAAAGTGTACAtcactgtggttttcatttgcattcccCTGTTGAATAATGATGATATCTTTTCAAGTTCTTATTGATCATTtagaaatttttggaaaaaagtactttgccattttttaattggattatttatattttgctgttGGATTCAGGGATTCTTTTTATACATGGACAGTAAACCCTTATCAGATAGATGATCTGCTAATATTTTTTCCCATAGTATaggttattttttcacttttttgcttctttttccctgctgcagatggaacccagggactcacaaaTGTTCGgaaagcactctatcattgaacCAGAACTCTGGTCAGTTTTAGCTCTTAAATCCAAATCCACTGTGAACTATTTTTTATAGTGTAAGGTGCCAGCCTCACTTCATTCTTATGCACATTAATAtgcagtttttccagcatcatttgttgaagactgCCTTTGTCCATTGAATCATTTTGAAatccttctcaaaaaaagaaaaagaaaaagaataatcaaCTGACCATACAACAGGATTTGTTTCTGAACTCACAgtattttgattactgtagtgTTTTGAAATACCAAAATGTGAGTCCTCCAACTTACTTCTTTCAAAGATCATTTTGGCTACCAGGGGTCACTTgaaatttcatatgaaatttacagtgggtttttctatttctgcaaaataaGAAAGACATTTGGATTTGAAAGGGACTGTGTTGCACCTGTAAATTGCTTTGGGTAGCACTGTGATCTTCAGTGTTCCAAACTAAAAACATGGATGTTTTCCATTTGTCTTCTTGAGTTTTCTCAACAATGTTTTGCAGTTCTCAGTATATGATCCTTGCGTCTCCTTATATTTATTCCTAACTTTTGTTGtatttgatgctattgtaaatggaaaaatttcctaaatttccttttcaaattgtTTGCTGCTACCATGTAGATATACAACTGATCATAACATGTTAATTTCATATGCTGCAACTTTGTTAGAGTTTGCTTGTTTTAtagtttggtgtgtgtgtgtgtgtgtgtgtgtgtgtgtgtgtgtggattctTTAGGCTTTTGTACATGTAAGATCATGGCATAAGAGGacaggaataattttatttctttccaatttggaattttaaaaaattacatctcTTATCTAATTTACTATCTTATCTTAATCTTATCTTACCTAATTAACTAGAATTTCTAATACTATGTGGAATTGGAATTGAAAAAGTGAACATCTTTGTCTTCCTTATCTCAGGGGAAAAgttatcaatcttttttttttttaatttatttttattttaaacaaatgggatacatcttgttaaAAGTTATCAATCTTCACCCTTTAGAGAGTAggatgttagtttttttttttttcttcttggtacaggggattgaaaccagaggcacttCACCACTGTGTTACagccacatttcttttcttttttttttttttttaaattttgagacagggtctcactaagttgcttggggcctggttaagttgcttaggttggcctcaaacttgcaatcctcctgtctcagcctcctgagtctgtgACATTATAAgcgtgtgccaccacaaccagctaTGGCGTATTCAAGTTCActtctatttgttatttatttattaactgttcttctttttaaaatcatgaaataagccagacatggtagtacatgcctgtaaacccagtgcctcaggagggaaaggcaggaggatcacaagttcaaagccctcCTCAGTAAAACAGGGATGCTCTAAGaaacttgatgagaccctgtctcaaaatatacacgaatggtatgaatctatatcatgtacaaccatagaaacgaaatgatgtaccccgtttgtgtacaatgaatcaaaattcactctgtaaaaaataaaaaaaataattaaagaagaaaaaaataaaaaagaattggcaATGTGGTTCAGCGGTTAAGtaccctggagttcaatcccccgtaccagtaaatgaatgaatgaatcaagaaatgatgaaaaaaaacatttaaagatgttttGTCAAGTCCCCCCCAACCCCCTGCACCAGGGTAAATTTAGATGAGTATGTGTTTCTGTCCCTTCATTCTACTAATGTGACACATTACATTGACCAGTTTTTATATGTTGAAACATCCTAGCACATCTTGGCAATGGTGTCACCCTTATAATTTTGCTGCTGAATTTGGATGTTATTTgttacatatcataaaattttaaaaccaaaaattttaacttattaCTCCATTATGAGATTTCTATTCTGACAAACTCACTTCTTATCAAGACTGATGAAGTTCATCTACCAATTAATGGAAAAAACCAGGGAAGGAGAACCAAGTCATAGGAATCCACAGGAAtgcaaaatttaataatttatcaaaatgatcAAAACCATCTTAGATAAGTAGTTGCTgaccaaaaataatagaaaatacttTGCTTATAAATTATAATGTTACTACCAGTCACAGAGGTACATGCTTGTAATTAACAGCAACTTGGAAGGTTGAGataaaggatcacaagttcaaagccggaacaggaacttagtgaaaccctgtcttgaaataaaaaataaaaaggactgggcatgtggctcagtggtaaagcacttatgggttcaatccccaaaacaaaaaaccaataaATACTTACATTGTTATTTATATGCCCACTTcacataaattaatgaaaaacaaatgaatatatactCTAAAATGGTTACACTATTCATActacctttaaaatgtttttacaaaaGATGTTAATTcccaagtcattttttaaaaaacaaaagtcaaaccttaaatgttttataaaaagcaGTATCCAATGCTTTTAGTATTTCTTCATCAGGGCGCCACTTCAGTTTTCCTCTGAGTCCATGACCTGTTTTATAAGTTTCTAGTGCGATTAAAACATGAAATGGATGTATTTGAGCCTAGAAACAAGATAAAGACAGAAAGTGAAAGCAAAATTCCAGTTAAAAAATAGTGATTATGCATCTTCCTTACATTGTATGCTACTGTAGCTAAGAAATATGTttcataaaggaaagagaaaaatgaggattTTTAACCTTAGAATTCTGAGTCAAAATGTAATCAATCTGGTATAAAAGTCTCAGAACACAAAAAAATGTACTAACTGCATTTCCAAAATTTAGAAGCCAACTTTTTCAGTTAGTAGAAAAATCAATGATAATGCTTACCTTTTTTAACAGTTTTTCATTACATAGTTTTTCACATACTAAAGATACTTCTGAATTTCCTGGTTCAAGCACTGAATTAGCAGTCATCTTTCCTAGATTCCTTAGCAATGCAGTTAGAGGCATTTCTTGTAACAAAGCCTTCCATACCTATAGGAAGGAATATAAGGAATCAAGGGGGAAATGAATCAGTAACATAGCTATATCAATAAATAGCAGTTTATTTTCCAAGGCTTTTATTTGGTTTTCAAAGTACTTTCAGAATGAGAATTTGTCTTAACCTAAGGCTTATCAAATAAGCAAACTTATTCTTTACTAGAACAAGGAAGtatgtattttatgaagaaaatacaaagaagattttttaaaattaagcagGATATGGTCTGGGGTGGATCTGACACAAAATGCTAAATGGACATCAATATTAAGTGTTTCAAATTAACattaatttcaagatttttttggttaatttctgtttcttttttttgtaagactagggattgaaccagggccttttACATGTaatttgtccttttaaaataattaatttactcACCTCTTTAGATTTTAAGTGATTCGTTAGAAGATGTTCCCTAACTAATCTATGTTCTTCTATTAGATGAATGACTTCCAGTTCATCTTTTGTGCGCTTCACTTTCTCTACAGCCTCCAGatactttaataatttttcagtttccacagTAAGTGCTTTTTCTTTATACAATTCATGGACCTCTTTCCAGCCCTTTGTAATATATTTGGTCACAATGGCAAGTCCTTTAACAAGATAAAGAATTGAAAAGGCAAGTAGGATTACCAAGTAAAATATAGAACATGTTTCCTGAGAATGCAGTGTACGATAGACTTAACTGATACACAGGAGTTAACTCCCCTCAAATAGGAGGCAGTTTTCTATGATATCACACACACATTTAAGCAAATGGAGCAAATTAATTTTGCTAATTCCATCATTACTGtttaaatattagaagaaaacatttatatcCTAAATAATTTACAgaggcttgctttctttttctttctttctttctttctttctttctttttttttctagttaccAGCATTATAAACTGTAGGCAGTGCCTATTTCAGGTCAACAATCTCAGAACAATTCACAAGAGTACAGATCTAtctcaataaatagttgtttgTCCTTCTAAGCTTCTGAATAAATATGCCTTTCTGAATAGCAGAAATTAAGTGGAAGTGGACAGGTAGGCaggttcttttaaaattgttttaaaataaattattacaggaccaattaaaaaaaagaaaaataatttgctcatttcttttataatttcttctaatAGTAGAAAGAGCTTTGAGGGTGAGGAAATAAATACTGATCTTTCTAGGTCTTggttttcacatctgtaaaaagTGGGAattaactaaacaaataaaatgtttgataaagtaatttaaatgtcagataaagtaaagaaataaaatagcccATGGTGATGTCAAAGTCATTAGGACTGTGATGAACTGAGGAGAGTATGTACTGACATGTTCTAGTCAAGTACTGGTTTAGTACTGCCAAAAATGTACTTTCAAGAGAAGTCAGAATGTGGCTTTTAATAATgtcttttgactttttgaaatattgacaaaaaacccacaacttttccctaaaatattttatttgttaaattaaacACATAGTTAAGCAAGAACAAGTCTATgcgctattttttttaaatctaaagaaTATAATCAAAAGTTTGTACCAATATCCAGGAACTTCTAAAGCATTGTGAATCTTGTTATCTTCCAGATTTGTAATGATATATTAAATGTTTCATGCAAGCATGTTTTCTACATTGTCTTaccaatgaaaataattcattaaagcAGCCTTATCCTACCCAATTCTATAATTACACAAGCCAGCAGGTATATAATACCCGATTAAATGAATCACACTTTGACTTGTTTTATctgttataaatacatatttcagtTAGGACATTAACATATTACTTATTTGGTAGTTTACAGtttgtttaaaattcttttcattctgAAAAGCCAAGGGGTCCTCTAAGCTGGACATGATATTGCCATAATTAATAAGGTTTTAAATATGAGTTTTGCTCTCAGAATTAAGGAATCCTATATACAGgtataaatttaagaaacatcTACTAACTCTATTTTGCAGACCACGAAAAGAAAGCCAAGAATTAACTTTTTCCACAAGTTCAGAAACTAATTTGTCAGGTCAGAATTAGCAATAGGTAATTTCATTCTCATACTCTATGTGGTGTCTCAACAAACAAATCAGGCTAGGTGCCTATCTCCCTTATACTAATCAaagatttaaatgttaaaaatataaagtagcatgattagggaaaaaaaaatcacaggtaaATACTTTGGTGACTTTAGAAAAAGTCTAAACCTAATGTAAAACATGCCtacatatgtgtgcacacacacacacaaaagaaagaaaaaaaaaattggggggagaATTGCATGAATGTATATCATAATAAATCACATAACTCCTATAATTTGTATGCCAAGTTCTTAGAACAATGCCCATTAATAGTAGGTACTCTTTTCTTTAAGTTCTTtcatttagttgtagatggacataatgcttttatttatttttatgtggtgctgatgattgaacccagtgcctcacatgtgctaggcaagtgctctaccattgagccaaaaccccagtctatttgtaggtaaatggatggagctggagagtatcatactaagtgaaataagccaatcccaaaaaacaaaggccaaatgttttctctgatatgtggatgccgatccataatgggggggaaggcaaaggaagaatggaggaactttggattgggcaggggggagtgaggggaggggaagaagctTGGGGGTGggaaatatggtggaatgagatggacatcactaccctaggtacatgtatgatcgcatgaatggtatgactctatattatgtactaccagagaaatgaaaagttgtgctccatttttgtgtacaatgaatctaaatgcattctactgtcatgtacaactaattagaacaaataaaaaaacagtagGTACTCACTAAATATCTGTGGAATGAATGATTAGTAGGAATAATCAacatcaaaaagaacaaatatgttGAAGGCAGGGGAGGAGAACCAATAATGCACTTCCACTACATGCCAGAAAATATGTGTGCTAAGTAAGTATTTTAAGATACTTCATTATGTTTAGTTACAATTATTGTAAATGTTATCCTCCATTTTCTAATAGAGGAAGGCACAAAAACTCAGAAAGGTTAAACTACTTGGCTTAAGTATACAAAGTAACAGGCAGAAGTAAAATTTGAGTGACTGTATTTTCAAGTTTCAtttctgatgaaaaaaatgttaaattttagaCATGCTGATTTTTGTAGAAGTTCAcatcttaaattatttattccaAAGAGTTTTTATATTCTTCCTAAGAGAGAATAGTTTTAGAAACAACTAACTTCTTAATTCTTTTCCCATAGGTTTAGAAAAAGTACCCAAGTTACCACATGAAAGCTGTGGACAATTAACGCCCTGCACTGTTAAATTGTGCACTATTTCAAGGTAGCCTTTAGGTTCTTTAGAAAATATGTTCTAGAAAGATAGGGGCGGGGGATATCTATAGCAGTATAGTCTTGCTATCTGCCATCTGGCAAGCAGCTGTTTTGCTTATTATAATTTTAGTCCATACTCCATTCAAAGCCCATACCCACTTGGGTGAACATTCCAGCTAGCAGGGTGacattttaagaatttagaaTATTTATCTATAAATCTGTTATGTGATTCTTCATTATCAATGTCTGGATTGCCTGATAGGTGTTTAGTTCCAGGTGCcaactaaattaaatatttgaattaatcaATTTGCCTCAAAAAGGCTAATCCTTTTAGGAAATAATTacataatgttaaataaaaattcactatTTATTAGACAACCCATTCCCCACCATCCCCCATGAAGATCTTATGCTTACCTTCACTGGAAGGCTTAAGATGTGACAGTCTTAACA
This genomic stretch from Sciurus carolinensis chromosome 12, mSciCar1.2, whole genome shotgun sequence harbors:
- the Ro60 gene encoding RNA-binding protein RO60 isoform X1, whose protein sequence is MEEALNQMHPLNEKQIANSEDGYVWQVTDMNRLHRFLCFGSEGGTYYIKEQKLGLENAEALIRLIEDGRGYEVIQEIKLFSQEGRTIKQEPLLFALAICSQCSDISTKQAAFKAVSEVCRIPTHLFTFIQFKKDLKESMKCGMWGRALRKAIADWYNEKGGMALALAVTKYKQRNGWSHKDLLRLSHLKPSSEGLAIVTKYITKGWKEVHELYKEKALTVETEKLLKYLEAVEKVKRTKDELEVIHLIEEHRLVREHLLTNHLKSKEVWKALLQEMPLTALLRNLGKMTANSVLEPGNSEVSLVCEKLCNEKLLKKAQIHPFHVLIALETYKTGHGLRGKLKWRPDEEILKALDTAFYKTFKTVEPTGKRFLLAVDVSASMNQRVLGSILNASTVAAAMCMVVTQTEKDSSIVAFSHEMVPCPVTTDMTLQQVLMAMSQIPAGGTDCSLPIIWAQKTNTAADVFIVFTDNETFAGSIHPAIALREYRKKMNIPAKLIVCGMTSNGFTIADPDDRGMLDMCGFDTGALDVIRNFTLDVI